A portion of the Candida dubliniensis CD36 chromosome R, complete sequence genome contains these proteins:
- a CDS encoding ATPase of the CDC48/PAS1/SEC18 (AAA) family, putative (Similar to S. cerevisiae AFG2): MSSKSSSSSSKKKTNGTSSPESSSAPAKKIKVPKSFIVRPNVPTNNKSVANVYINPEILSAMELSNGNLVLVTLRDSGSAGVVATVYSSNDVVDRNVITISFPYRQLCGLVLGDRVELVKFMNQPPYASDVSISGVESVTDDVKSALLDIGLVYPGLQINTDDKKITIVDVNDSLNASMNRLSIKDNECLSSVPTVSPPYLFSPTATTVNVASVTFPLRSKYPNLPQQITYDQVGGLSKQIELLKSTIELPLNNPTLFSDFGISPPRGILLHGPPGTGKTMLLRCVANSITEAHVLTINGPSIVSKYLGETENAIRDIFNEAKKFQPSIVFMDEIDSIAPSRTSDDAGETESRVVAQLLTVMDGMGDNGRIVVVGATNRPNSIDSALRRPGRFDQEVEIGIPDVEAREEILTKQFARMNPEKCQITKEEIANIASKTHGYVGADLTALCRESVMKAINRGLSVGIPQTAIKVTVDDVYHALPEIRPSAMREIFLEMPKVHWSDIGGQDELKRKLIEVVQLPLEASDSFKNLGVSSPKGVLLYGPPGCSKTLTAKALATESGLNFLAVKGPEIFNKYVGESERTIREIFRKARAASPSIIFFDEIDAIAGDRDGDSSTTAASNVLTSLLNEIDGVEELKGVVIVGATNKPTEIDPALLRPGRLDRHIYVAPPDYDARLQILQKCCRKFNLHSGDKSVDLQKLAELTDGCSGAEVTLLCQEAGLAAIMENKEATTVTSKHFEHALKGISRGITPEMLEYYEMFSKKSGLSI; encoded by the coding sequence ATGTCATCCAAATCGTCGTCATCGTCgtctaaaaagaaaacgaACGGGACTTCTTCTCCAGAACTGTCTAGTGCCCCGGcgaagaaaataaaagtaCCAAAGTCTTTTATTGTCAGACCCAATGTGccaaccaacaacaaatccGTAGCCAATGTCTATATAAACCCAGAAATACTTTCAGCAATGGAGCTTAGTAATGGGAACTTGGTTTTAGTCACGTTGCGTGACAGTGGATCTGCTGGTGTTGTGGCTACTGTTTACTCCTCTAACGATGTTGTCGATAGAAACGTCATTACCATTTCCTTCCCATACAGACAACTTTGTGGACTTGTACTTGGCGACAGAGTTGAACTTGTTAAATTTATGAACCAGCCACCATATGCAAGTGATGTTTCCATAAGTGGGGTCGAGTCAGTTACCGACGATGTAAAGCTGGCATTGCTTGATATTGGATTAGTTTATCCAGGGTTGCAAATCAATACTGATGACAAGAAAATCACCATTGTTGATGTGAATGACAGTTTGAATGCATCAATGAACAGACTATCGATCAAGGACAATGAATGTTTATCGTCTGTCCCCACCGTTTCGCCGccatatttattttcaccaacagcaacaacagtaaATGTTGCCTCCGTGACATTCCCTTTGCGGTCCAAATATCCAAACTTGCCCCAACAAATCACATACGACCAAGTTGGTGGGttatcaaaacaaattgaattgttaaAATCAACCATTGAACTCCCATTGAATAACCCCACTTTATTTTCTGATTTTGGGATTTCACCACCGCGGGGAATTTTATTACATGGTCCCCCAGGAACAGGTAAAACCATGCTTTTAAGATGTGTGGCAAACTCCATTACTGAAGCACACGTACTAACAATCAATGGTCCCAGTATTGTTTCCAAATATTTGGGCGAGACAGAAAATGCCATTAGGGATATTTTCAATGAAGCCAAGAAGTTTCAAccatcaattgttttcatGGATGAAATCGATTCAATAGCACCCAGTAGAACATCAGACGATGCAGGCGAGACAGAATCAAGAGTAGTGGCACAATTATTGACGGTTATGGACGGAATGGGGGATAATGGGagaattgttgttgttggtgcaACCAACCGTCCCAACTCGATTGATTCAGCTTTAAGAAGACCAGGGAGATTTGATCAAGAAGTTGAAATTGGGATACCAGATGTTGAAGCTCGTGAAGAGATATTGACTAAACAGTTTGCTAGAATGAATCCTGAAAAGTGTCAAATAACCAAGGAGGAGATTGCAAATATAGCTTCCAAAACTCATGGGTATGTTGGAGCTGATTTGACGGCACTATGTCGGGAATCGGTGATGAAGGCAATTAATCGTGGCCTATCTGTTGGTATTCCCCAAACCGCCATCAAAGTGACAGTCGACGATGTGTACCATGCGTTGCCAGAAATCAGACCGAGTGCTATGCGTGagatttttttggaaatgCCCAAAGTGCATTGGTCGGATATTGGTGGACAAGATGAATTGAAAcgaaaattaattgaagttGTTCAATTGCCCTTGGAAGCTAGTGATTCGTTTAAAAACTTGGGTGTTTCTTCTCCCAAGGGAGTCTTACTTTATGGACCACCAGGTTGTTCGAAAACCTTAACTGCTAAAGCTTTGGCAACAGAATCGGGTCTTAATTTCTTGGCCGTCAAGGGTCCAGAAATCTTTAATAAGTATGTGGGTGAATCGGAAAGAACCATTCGTGAGATTTTCCGCAAGGCAAGGGCTGCATCGccttcaataatttttttcgATGAGATTGATGCTATTGCCGGAGATAGAGATGGGGATAGTTCAACTACGGCGGCACTGAATGTGCTCACGTCTTTGCTCAATGAGATTGATGGggttgaagaattgaaaggTGTGGTTATTGTTGGTGCGACAAATAAGCCGACCGAGATTGATCCGGCATTGTTAAGACCAGGACGGTTGGACCGTCATATATATGTTGCCCCACCAGATTATGATGCTCGATTGCAAATATTGCAAAAGTGTTGTCGTAAGTTCAATTTACACAGTGGCGATAAATCTGTAGATTTACAGAAGTTGGCAGAATTAACT